In Kryptolebias marmoratus isolate JLee-2015 linkage group LG22, ASM164957v2, whole genome shotgun sequence, the sequence GAAACCTTTGAAATTTAGAACGccagaaatgcattttcctgtCATCTGGGACAAGCCTGGGAAGATGTTAAACGAGTctaaaatcagcagtttttgaggACAATTTGTGAGAATTTTGGGCTTtttggaaggactgggagagttttcagaaaagCAGATTGAGAATTAATTTAGCCAAGACAAGGAACTACACTATATTCCCAAAGGTCTACTCTAATTTGTTCCAAAGGTGTTCAACATCAGTCTGTGAATGTGTGGCTGAATGGATGAATGCCTGAATGTAGTGTAACAGGCTTTGGGGTTCTTCGattagataaagtgctatacaactGCACGCCATTTACCATCTattgggttgaggtcaggaaTTGTCCGAAATATCTTGgtattaagagttcctttcactggaactaaggggCTGATCCCAGCtcatgaaaaacaaccccacaccataatcctccctccaccaaactttacacttggcacaatgcagtcagacaagtactgttctcctggcaaccaccaaacccagacATGTCTATTTGATTGAAAGGATAGTGTGGTTCATCCCTCCAGAGAatacgtctccactgctctacagTCCAGTGTTGGCGtgttttacaccactgcatccgaCGCTTTGCATCGAACTcagtgatgtaaggcttggatgcagctgctcatggaaacccattccatgaagctctcactgttcttgagctaatctgaagtttggaggtctgtagctgctgactgcagaacgttggtgacctctctGCTCTTCgatcctcagcatcctctgagttTGCTCTCCGATTTTACGTGGCCTGCCACttcatggctgagttgctgttgttcccaatcacttccactttgttataaaacagcCAACAGCTGAATATGGAATATTTAGTAGGGAGGACATTTCACGACTGGATTTACTGCCCTATCACTACTACGCTGGAATttactgagctcctgagagtgtCCCattctgcatgcctaggtgcttgattgtggccatggaagggattggaacacctgaattcaatgatttggatgagTGAGTGAATACATTTGTCAATATAGTGTATCTCCCAAGGCAGTAAACCTGAAGTAAGTAATCTTGaaaaatagatttgaataaaagcatATTGACTGGAGACTTGAAATAGATTGTCTTAGCATCCTTTTTGGTTGGTAGAATCCACTGAACTGAGAGGAGAGGTATACCAGATGTGCAAGGAACTacgaaacagaaaaaaacattaagaaaatgaaCCTTTATTTAACATGCCCCAACATCAACCTATCAGAAGCCTTGGTGGATAAATGAGAACTCTTGTCCAATCATTGATGGTGTTACAACAACGCTTGTTTGCTCAAAAATGGCTGCACCCATGGATCTaccaaaaaatgatcaaaaacaaacagaagaaagaaaatcaccatctattgttaataaaattacattttgcatcgTTATGCAGATCGGGGATAACACAGAGACTCTGCTAGGCAACCGTTTACAAAATAGTAGCCGGCAAAAACATGGCTGAATGAAAATTTTATATAATGATTTTCGCCAGCTGCCGGCTCCCTTTAAAGCCCCTGCCTTCCTATTCAACATGTctgggcacaaagcaaggtccataaagacatggatgagtttggtgaggaagaacttgactgacttGACtaacttgactgacctgcacagagtcttGATCTCAACCTttaggatgaattagagcagagactgagagccaggccttctcatccaacatcaggtctgacctcacaaatgggcttctggaagaatggtcaaaaattcccataaactctcctaaacctgtggaaagccttcccagaagagttgaagctcttaTAGAATGGGATGGCACTAAAGTTCATATGTGTGTTCAAAGAGGCAATATATTAGCCAtaagaaatttgatttcagacACTTTCTGTTTCAACATAATTTATCACAAGTTTAATTGTTGAGTTTGGTAcaacatgacaaaaaatataaatgtggttttacagacatttagtgatattttattaacatcaAACCAGCTTTTTACCCTTTTTGAATCAGTAAAGgttaattttaaatcattttataacaTAATATTTTAGTATCATCTGCAAACACTGTTTAGAAACTTtgcaaatattacaaaacaaacaaacaaaattggTTTCAGGACTGAACCTCTCAATAATTGTAAAGTAACTGTGACTCTGTAAGACCTTACCCCAACCCAGTCCAGAACCAAGACATGTAAACCCAACTATACGCTGGGGTTCTGAGCTGAGACCAATAAACGGAACGGGATGGAATTTTTACAGAAACCGTTCCATTCCTAATCAGGCTAGATCTTTTGTTTGCCTGTCAGAATCTATTTTGGTCCACACTAATGGGTCTTCACAGAGTGGTTCAGAACAGACATGAACGCAGTGTATTCCAGTCAGAACCAGTTTCATagactctgattggctgttttttttcccgttATAGATGTACTATTATCGCTATGAGAACGCTGAGGTCAGCTGCTGCTACAAGTACCTGATGTTCAGCTACAACATCATATTCTGGGTGAGTTCAAACCATCACTTACACCAGCCGCCATTCTGACCTGTTTTTGGATTGTTGTTACTTTTATGTCAGTGTAGCTTGTAAGTAAAGGTTTTATATGGTGgtatttacatatatattttatttattgtattgttCTTTGTGCATAACAGGTCTCTCATGCAAATGAGACAATTGAGTCTCATTGAGACTAATCCGTATAAACACAGGAAATGGAACCATCCTTAACCAAAACCATCTCTAACCCTCACAGATGTTTCCAGGTGTGCTGATCATGTGTGCAGGTGTAGCAGTGCATTGTGACACTGTCAGAAGTTTGTGTTGTAGTTGTAGTTCCAGAGAATAATAATCTCACAGGAGAAAGGGTGTTTGCACCAAATTTAGCTACAGGCTCATTTCTATCTGTAGTCCTAACGGCAGTACATTCAACACGCAGAGTTACAATGTCTTCATTCAGTTTACAAAGGATCCCATTTTTGGAGGAAACCTGCCAATAATCGCCCActtaaatataatttgtttatCAACTTAGACCACACTGCCTACAACCTGTAGGAACCTATCTGTTCTGAACAACTGAACATCTGAGGTCAGGGTTGGATGAGCAGAACAGTCAAAACACTGCAAAGCTCTGTGCAGGAAACtatgtttcctgtttctctgtAGATAACAGGAAATGATGTCATCAACTTCCTGTGTGTTCAAGGTGGCAGGAACCATGATGTGGCGTAGTTATGAAACCTCATCAACAATCTGTAATCAGATGGGATCTTGTGAAATGCATCGAACTGACTGGGAGTCTTCTCACTTAATTATTAACAAATTATTACTGATCATAATGAAGGTGGTCAATAATCAGATTTAACTCTGTAAACACTTTATTCTCATTGTTTTATCCTTCCACGCCTCTTCAGCCCTGTGTTGTCCAGTCTGGTATTTATCatcaactgtttttttccttttcttttttaaagaaccaaGACGCTCTGTTCTGCCTGCAGAACACAGACGGGGTCAGAGACATGACAAAGAATCATTCAAGGAGCATTCTGACTCATGCGGAGAGCGAGATAACTGAGTAATGTTCTATGGAAGAGAAACACGAGCAGTCCTCTAAAGGATGTTCTAACTCTGTCAGTCAGAACCAAGAAAAACCTTGTTGCAAAAAATGTTCCGATTGGGTCAGAGTCTGATTGAAGAGGAACTCTTAGAATGATCTGAGGGATCAGAgtaattttctgaaaaatgttcAGACTGTCAGGGTCAGAAGGAAGAGAAATCTAACACATGTCACGAGGAATGTTGGAGTAAGGTTCTCAGGAGTGCTCCAACTCCAACAAGTCAGGACCAACAGAAACTTGTGTAACATTTTGAGGAATGTTCTGAGTCTgtcagaatttttaaaaaaaaagagagagagagaaaaatgagCAATGTTCCAAGAAATATTCTGACTCTGTTAGTCATCTCTGTCAGAGTCAGAACCAAGTAAAACCGGAGGAACATTGAGAAATGACCTGGGAGGAATATCCAGCAACAGTCAGTCATGACAGTGGTGACGTAGCAGGCTGTGGTGTGGGCAGGGTCCCATTCAACATGTGACTTTAAACAGCTGGGTGATaacttgttgtttgtttctaaggtcaaaggtcaggatgatgaaatgtgtttctgttgcagCTGGCGGGAGCAGCCTTTATTGCTGCTGGTTTCTGGGCCTGGAGTGAGAAGGTGAGGGAACCTGGTCCACAGGAACCACACACTCTTCTTTAGATTATGACTCCCTCTCTGATGGTTTCTCTGGTTCTGTCTCATTTGCAGGGAGTCCTGTTGGACCTGACCCAGGTGACCCGGCTGCATGGTTTCGACCCAGTCTGGTTGGTCCTGGTTGTGGGCGGCTTCACCTTTACCCTGGGCTTTGCAGGCTGTGTCGGAGCGCTGAGAGAAAACATCTGTCTGCTTAAATTTGTACGTTTTGAAAGGATTCATTAAGGATTAAAATGATTGAAAGGCTTTATTATCATTGTACGAGTACAGCAAAACGTGTGACAACTCAACAGTCAGCagcaatgtaaaataaaaatactaaaatacttCAGATTGCAGCATCAACAAGATGGTAGTAGCAAGAGTTAACAGTGTAATCAATATTCtcaacaaaataatatatttatatgaaGCCAGTAGGAAGTATGTAAACCAGATATACAGGCATCTGTGTTTCCATGTCATTTAACTAGAATGTCCTATTGAGGTGTCTGATGGCTGGGGATTTTGGGTGTGGGGGTAATCGAGGCAACAGCTCCGGTGGAAGAAGCTGTTCCGCAATCCCCGATGAAAGGGGGACAAACGGTCTGTGTCCTGGATGGGAGGGGTCTCCAGCAATGCTGCGAGCCTTTTTCCTTAGCTGGTTGATCTCTTTGGTGGAACCAGGTCGCCTTCTGAGCAACAGCTCACCAGGCGCTGGGCCTCCTCTCTGTGGTGGGATTCATGGTTGTCAGAATTTAATCCCACTGTGATGGTGCCATCTGCAAATTTCTCAGTTGTGATATGGGTGCAGTCATGTGTGAAGAGAGTCGGGCTGAGGACACAGCCCTGTGGTGCACCTTAGCTCACTGTGGCTGTGGATGGTGTCCCATCTCCCACTTTGACATTTTGAGGTCTGCAGGTGTGTAAGTCCAGGAAGGCAGTTTAGTGTCTAGTCTCAGGTAGCCCGGCTTGGCCATCAGTTTATAGGGGGAGACCGTGTTGAGCTCTGAGATAAAATCGTTGAAAAGCATCCTAACGTAGGTGTTGTCATGCTCCATGTGGGACAGTACAGGTGGTGTCTTCTGTTGATCTGCTCGCCCTGTAGCAAACAGGTGGCTGTCCATATCAGCAGGAATGGTGTCCTCGATGTAATGCAGGACCAGCTTATCCAAGCACTTCattattatattttagtttgtttaaattttattgtcCAGTTGAATGTTTTAAGTCTTCTTATCGTTAAATTGGAGGTTTTTAACCCCTTTTACTGTCCGGTTGgatgttttttatcattttttattaaaaaaaatatcttttatcATTTGACTGGGAGATTTAAAACCTCCAAGTTGTCTGgttagatgtttttaaatcattttggtttgggggttttttcttcctgctgatttctgacattttagcAGTTAAAAAAACCCACCTGACTCAAGCAGTCCAGGAAAATGCAACCTGTAACGCCATCAAACTTGAAGATGATTGGTTCTTCTCCTCTGACCCGCAGGATGTTCTGGAACCTTCTGACACTACCAGCACTATGCATAACACAAGCAGAGTCGGATCGAAATGAAACATTAATTAAACATCTCTCAGTTTTCAGGCGTCATCGGCTTGATCTTCTTTCTGGAGCTGACGGCGGCGGTTCTAGCTGTGGTGTTCCAGAGTCAGGTCCGAGCGTGGATCAATGAGTTCTTCTTGCAGAACATCAAGGCGTACAGAGACGACATTGACCTGCAGAACCTCATCGACTCTCTGCAGACCATGGTAATCTGACAGACAGCAAAGACTGTTCTTTGACTGTTCTCTTTTACCACGTGTTTGTTCTCTCTGAACAGAACGAATGCTGCGGTGCTGAGAAACCGGATGACTGGAATCTGAACGTTTACTTCAGCTGTAATGACACTCATCGCAGCAGAGAGAGGTGTGGCGTTCCCTTTTCCTGCTGCATAGCTGATCCCGCTGTGAGTTAATCATTGACCGATACTTCTTTGATATTGATCAGAACAGCTCATGAGtaaacctggttctggttctccttTTAGGAAACTGTGGTGAACACTCAGTGTGGCTACGATGTGAGAAACAAACCACCGGTGAGCTCTCTTCCTTCGGTTTCTCCACCTGAGGGTGAAGGCAGGGAATATTACATGTTCTGATGAGAACTTTGTTCCTGCAGTAATGTTAAGGCTATCCAGGGTTCTGATAAGAATTGAGTTTATTCCTTTAGGATGGTTGAGGTGACTGGATGATCTGGTAAGAACCTTCTGTTCCTGTGAGAACGTGAAGGCTCCAGCAtgctccataagaagtcaagaagttggTTCTCGGTCACGTGGTTGTAAGATGTTGGTTcacgagacactcggatcagaactcctgggaagctcctcccttCTTTTAAATtgagtattatttttttatttttgaaaacataaaattcatccccaacacaattatttacaaTCTGTCTTTTCTCTCAAACTCCCTGATCTCCCTGACATCGGTCTGTGTTACAGTATCAGGCGATAAGTGCGGCCACCCCGAGACAAAAACACGTCCTGATTTTCTAAGAGATGTTTGTTCAATTTTTTAGGCTGGACTGGGCAgccattttcttcaaaataaggattataattcaaaatggccagcATCCATGAGTACAACAATACCAAGGAACATCACCTTGTATTACACTGAAAAAGCAGGGCAGATAATCATGTCTATAGGTAAAACATGCAACTTCCTGTCCTTAGTAGGAAAAGTAGGACAAAGAAATGGCAAAATATTGACATGTAGGAGTTTTAATTGCTTGATTTTGATCAAACATGTGGCTTTAGGTGCAGATCAGATGTTTTGTATGTGAGTTacaacaatgttgttttttggcaAGAAGTCAAAGTTTGAGGTGTCCACATGCTGTGATGAAACTCGGTCTTGATAACTTCAAATACCCCATGCCTTAACAGGATATTGTCTAGGTTTGAAGCAAATACTTCAGAATTTTTAAGAGGAGTTTGTTCAAATGTAAGGGCTAGGAACTGCAAAAGGGTTATCCTTATCTGACACACTTTGAAGTTGTTATCTTCAAGTTGGTCAGAGAACAACGCCCATGAGTAAAGGCTGTCAAAGTTGTCTCGCTGATGTGGGTGCGTAACgaaaattgcatatttttataCTCACAGATCCTGTCTTGTGCtttgccccccacccccagtcAGAAGTATCTTCTTCCAGGCTGTACACCAGATactgtgtgattggtcagaacttcATGGGCATGTTAGTTTATGCTGTCATTTTGCTTCAACTGGTCGCTCCCAGAAGCCGGTTGTTATACTAACAGGATGGACAGCTTAGAGGAGCAGCTCGCCCGCAGTGTTACCGTTAATCTCTCCTGGACAGAGATCAGCATGCCGTGTGTCGTGTTGGATAAAAATAGTGATCTGGTGGACGGGTTCGGACATCTGAAAATGGGAAAAGTGCCTCTTTTCGTCCATGACCCATATGCTGAACTCGCCCTGCTCAGGTCTGCTCTCATGGAGCAGGCGTACCTGCCACCTATTTCTGCCGTTAAAAAGAGAAGCAGCACATCTTCCTCCTCCCCATCATCCAACAACATGAtcctctcttcctctgtggTGCAGTAGGAGGGCTTACCAGGACTTCTCTCTTTCGGTATGAATTGTCcacgggaaaaaaaaagatgtgttgtCTCACGTCTTGTGAAGTATAACCAGATGTTAAAACATGTGCCTTCCTGTGCTCAGGAACAATATGATTTCAAGATTTGGCATCAGGTGCGGTGCTCGGGccttaataaaaactaattgtCCCAGGTTAGACCACAATAGGAAAGCAGTAAAAATGACATGAAGTATAATTTGGATAGCACCAGCGTTCACCCTGCACTTGTTTTCCTCCATGAACAGGAGGTGAAGGCGTACCTATGCAGAGAAGGTGCccggtttgggaacctcagggttttgtctctgctgtttgcagatgttgtggttctgttggtgtcttcagtGTGTTCTGGGGTGGTTCATTGCCAGGTCTAAAGTGGCTGGGGTGGGGATAAGGACTGGCTTTCCCTCTTGACCTGTTGTCGCCGtgacccaaccacagataaacaaaatggAAGGACTGTTCCTGTGAAAATGCTGACATTCTCTGATGTTCTGTGTTCTTGTACAGAAGGAGTGGGACAGTCACATCTACACCAAAGGTTGCATCGTGGCGTTGGAGGACTGGTTACCTAAGAACCTGTACACGATAGCTATCGTGTTTGTGGTCATCTCACTGCTGCAGGTAACCAAACGTATTTTATCATCAAATGGAAAGGTTCAGGTTCTGTTATCTGGATAAAATGTTCAGTTATGTAAAAAGGAACCAGTTCAATTCTAAATGTCAGACAGGTCCAATTCAGATTAACTACAGGTTAATCTAAGGTCCTAGGTCAGCCCTCTGACTGTTGGATTTACCTGAGCTCACCTGTGTGTCTCTCTTTGACCAGATGGTGGGGATCTACCTGGCCAGAACTTTGATCTCTGACATAGAGAAGGTGAAATTAAGCTACTGAAGCATCCCATCTCCATGGGGCGGAGCTTACACCAGGTGTTACAGGAGTATGTTTCTGTTGTCGGATGTGCCTTCTTCTTCATTACATCATCACTGTGGCCTTCCTGTGGTGGCTGCTATGGTTATTGCCACAGTTGATTAGTTTTATTGATCAACTGATTGCCACCTTCTgatatttgcttttgttgtcaTGTGTATGCCTTCACTTCTGCCGCCGTTTAACGGCTTTCTGTATCCCATTATTTACAATTGTTGATCCAGTGTGACCCAGTCGATCATTTATTGATCAGTAAATTCATTTATTGTGACCAGATTTCTTCTTGATCTGATTGATCATTTACTGGTCCAGTATGCTACTGATCTGATGTGACCCAGTCGATCATTTACTGATCAGAATATTGGCCCGATGTGACTGAATATTTACTGATCAGCGTATTGATTCAATATAACCCGATGGATTATTTTCTGATCAgcattgttggtgtttttttccagCCCCAAACTCTTCAACAAATTAATTCTTTGTAAAAGTCTAACCTCAAACTGGGCTTCGGAGCGTACAGACTGGGTCCAGGACCAGTCTGAAACTGGTCCTGGTTTGGGTTTATCCTGGGCTGCGTACTGAAACCACAGAAGAACAATGAAGGCTGAGAAAGGACCAATAAAACGACAGATTGATCAGGTCAGATGATCACATATTTAACGTGAATATAAAAACTTTGACACTGGAAACACATTCGCATTgcttaaataaagttttgtttaaaggaTGAATGAATATAGATTAATAATGTTTGatcaaaaacttttattttcttgattacTGATCCAGTCTCAGTTCAtgatttttattgtgaaggaacgtttttttttataaatatatataaaatacatttttatcttttttatattcaaaataataaacttaaacTTTGCTCTCACgtctcatgtttgttttattgatctctgagaaaaaca encodes:
- the tspan14 gene encoding tetraspanin-14 isoform X1, yielding MYYYRYENAEVSCCYKYLMFSYNIIFWLAGAAFIAAGFWAWSEKGVLLDLTQVTRLHGFDPVWLVLVVGGFTFTLGFAGCVGALRENICLLKFFSGVIGLIFFLELTAAVLAVVFQSQVRAWINEFFLQNIKAYRDDIDLQNLIDSLQTMNECCGAEKPDDWNLNVYFSCNDTHRSRERCGVPFSCCIADPAETVVNTQCGYDVRNKPPKEWDSHIYTKGCIVALEDWLPKNLYTIAIVFVVISLLQMVGIYLARTLISDIEKVKLSY
- the tspan14 gene encoding tetraspanin-14 isoform X2 yields the protein MYYYRYENAEVSCCYKYLMFSYNIIFWLAGAAFIAAGFWAWSEKGVLLDLTQVTRLHGFDPVWLVLVVGGFTFTLGFAGCVGALRENICLLKFFSGVIGLIFFLELTAAVLAVVFQSQVRAWINEFFLQNIKAYRDDIDLQNLIDSLQTMNECCGAEKPDDWNLNVYFSCNDTHRSRERCGVPFSCCIADPAETVVNTQCGYDVRNKPPEWDSHIYTKGCIVALEDWLPKNLYTIAIVFVVISLLQMVGIYLARTLISDIEKVKLSY